The following coding sequences lie in one Heyndrickxia oleronia genomic window:
- a CDS encoding PolC-type DNA polymerase III has translation MTNNPADRKERFRVLLQQLNLTDNMVVQSFANAEIEKLVVEKNKKSWHFYFLLERVLPYEIFYRFSTQLRHVFHHIAQVDFSIRVMDTQISEKEVLDYWSYCVKELDGISPMLLSLLNGQVPKLKGNKLTIQARNDTEARTLKQKYGEIISTIYQNLGFPLMMIDSEIGQNESNEEYKKFIEAKQKEDEERAKLAVMEMQKKDAEPNDASAPEGPVMIGLTIKDDDTFRRMEEIVDEERRITIEGYVFFAETKELRSGRTLLTFKITDYTSSILVKVFSRDKEDAQILNQVKKGMWLRARGSIQNDTFVRDLVMIANDLNEIKPRLRQDVAPDDEKRVELHLHSPMSQMDAVTSVSDLVKQAKKWGHKAIAITDHGVAQSFPEAFGAGKKNDIKILYGVEANLVDDGVPITYNDAHRLLSDDTFVVFDVETTGLSAVYDTIIELAAVKIHNGEIIDRFESFANPHHRLSNTTIELTGITDDMVESAPDVDIVLRKFLEWSGNDVLVAHNASFDMGFINVGYQKIGLPKATNPVIDTLEVARLLYPEFKNHRLNTLAKKFDIELTQHHRAIYDAEATGYILIKLLKDASKQGIEYHDQFNDYMGKGGAYKRARPSHCTLLAQTEKGLKNLFKLISLAHIDYFYRVPRIPRSQLQKYREGILVGSACDKGEVFEGMMQKAPDEVEETAKFYDYLEVHPKEVYAHLIEMELVKDEKSLEEIIMNIVKLGEKLNLPVVATGNVHYLNPEDKIYRKILINSQAGANPLNRHQLPNVHFRTTDEMLKAFAFLGEEKAKEIVVTNTNKIADMIDEIKPIKDDLYTPKIEGAEEEVRNMSYTMARSIYGEELPEIVEARLEKELKSIIGHGFAVIYLISHKLVKKSLDDGYLVGSRGSVGSSLVATMTEITEVNPLPPHYICPKCKTSEFFNDGSVGSGFDLPDKDCPNCGAKYKKDGHDIPFETFLGFKGDKVPDIDLNFSGEYQPRAHNYTKVLFGEEYVYRAGTIGTVAEKTAYGYVRGYTQDNNLTLRGAEVDRLVQGCTGVKRTTGQHPGGIIVIPDYMDVYDFTPIQFPADDRESEWKTTHFDFHSIHDNVLKLDILGHDDPTMIRMLQDLSGIDPKTIPTDDPVVMQIFSNTDSLGVTQEQIMCKTGTLGIPEFGTRFVRQMLEDTKPTTFSELVQISGLSHGTDVWLGNAQELIQNGTCILPEVIGCRDDIMVYLIYQGLEPSLAFKIMESVRKGKGLQPEMEEEMRNQNVPEWYIDSCKKIKYMFPKAHAAAYVLMAVRIAYFKVHLPLLYYAAYFTVRAEDFDLESMVRGSISIRSKIEEINAKGLDASTKEKSLLTVLELCLEMCERGFNFQKVDLYRSKASEFVIDGNSLIPPFNAIPGLGTNAALNIVKAREDGEFLSKEDLQQRGKVSKTIIEYLDKHGCLESLPEQNQLSLF, from the coding sequence ATGACGAATAATCCCGCCGACAGGAAAGAAAGATTTCGCGTATTATTACAGCAGTTAAATTTGACTGATAATATGGTTGTTCAATCGTTTGCGAATGCTGAGATTGAGAAACTAGTAGTTGAAAAAAATAAAAAAAGTTGGCATTTTTATTTTTTATTAGAGCGCGTTTTACCGTATGAAATTTTTTATCGTTTTTCAACACAATTAAGACATGTGTTCCATCATATTGCACAAGTGGATTTTTCCATACGGGTAATGGATACACAAATTTCTGAAAAAGAAGTATTAGATTACTGGAGTTATTGTGTAAAAGAATTAGATGGTATTTCACCTATGCTTTTATCCCTTTTAAATGGACAAGTACCAAAATTAAAAGGGAATAAACTTACCATACAAGCAAGAAACGATACAGAGGCAAGAACATTAAAGCAAAAATATGGGGAAATTATCTCAACTATTTATCAAAATCTTGGATTTCCATTAATGATGATTGATTCTGAAATCGGGCAAAATGAATCAAATGAAGAATATAAGAAGTTTATTGAGGCTAAACAAAAAGAGGATGAAGAACGAGCAAAGCTTGCTGTCATGGAAATGCAGAAAAAGGATGCAGAACCGAATGATGCTAGTGCTCCGGAAGGTCCAGTGATGATTGGCTTGACGATTAAGGATGATGATACGTTCCGTAGAATGGAAGAAATCGTTGATGAAGAAAGAAGAATTACGATTGAAGGCTATGTCTTTTTTGCTGAGACAAAGGAACTTCGTAGTGGTAGAACATTATTAACCTTTAAAATCACTGATTATACGAGCTCTATCCTAGTTAAAGTGTTTTCCCGTGATAAAGAGGATGCACAAATCCTTAATCAAGTAAAAAAGGGTATGTGGCTTCGTGCTCGCGGAAGTATCCAAAACGATACATTCGTTCGCGACCTGGTCATGATAGCCAATGACTTAAATGAAATCAAACCTAGATTAAGACAAGATGTAGCACCAGATGATGAGAAAAGAGTTGAACTTCATCTTCATTCACCGATGAGCCAAATGGATGCGGTCACTTCAGTTAGTGATTTAGTTAAACAAGCAAAAAAATGGGGGCATAAAGCTATTGCCATTACAGACCATGGAGTGGCACAATCGTTCCCTGAGGCATTTGGTGCGGGAAAGAAAAATGATATAAAGATATTATATGGGGTAGAAGCAAACTTAGTTGATGATGGAGTACCGATAACATATAATGATGCCCATCGTCTGTTAAGTGATGATACGTTTGTCGTATTTGACGTTGAAACTACGGGGTTATCTGCAGTTTATGATACCATTATTGAACTTGCGGCCGTCAAAATTCATAATGGGGAAATCATCGATCGTTTTGAATCCTTTGCAAACCCACACCATCGTTTGTCCAACACTACCATTGAATTAACAGGAATAACGGATGATATGGTTGAAAGTGCACCAGATGTAGACATTGTTTTGCGAAAATTCCTAGAGTGGTCTGGAAATGATGTTCTAGTTGCCCATAATGCTTCCTTTGATATGGGGTTTATCAATGTCGGATATCAAAAGATTGGTTTGCCAAAAGCCACAAATCCAGTTATTGATACATTGGAAGTTGCTAGATTGCTATATCCAGAATTTAAAAACCATCGTTTAAATACATTAGCAAAAAAATTCGATATCGAATTAACACAGCATCACCGTGCGATTTATGATGCTGAAGCAACAGGGTATATTTTAATTAAATTATTAAAAGATGCCAGTAAGCAAGGAATTGAATACCATGATCAATTTAATGATTATATGGGTAAAGGTGGTGCGTATAAGCGTGCTCGTCCTTCTCACTGCACATTACTAGCCCAAACCGAGAAAGGGTTAAAAAATTTATTTAAACTTATTTCATTAGCTCATATAGATTATTTTTATCGTGTGCCAAGGATTCCAAGGTCCCAATTACAAAAATATCGTGAAGGTATACTTGTAGGTTCCGCCTGTGATAAAGGAGAAGTATTTGAAGGAATGATGCAAAAGGCACCTGATGAGGTGGAAGAAACAGCGAAATTCTATGATTATTTAGAAGTGCATCCTAAAGAGGTTTATGCCCATTTAATAGAAATGGAACTTGTTAAGGATGAGAAATCATTAGAAGAAATAATCATGAACATCGTAAAGCTTGGCGAAAAATTAAATTTACCAGTCGTTGCAACTGGTAATGTCCATTATTTAAATCCAGAAGATAAGATTTATCGAAAGATATTAATTAATTCCCAAGCAGGGGCAAATCCGCTGAATCGCCACCAATTGCCAAATGTTCATTTTCGAACAACGGATGAAATGCTAAAAGCATTTGCTTTCTTAGGTGAGGAAAAGGCGAAAGAAATAGTTGTAACTAACACCAATAAAATTGCAGATATGATAGATGAAATTAAACCAATTAAAGATGATTTATACACACCTAAAATTGAAGGTGCAGAAGAAGAAGTTCGAAATATGAGCTATACAATGGCTAGAAGTATTTATGGTGAAGAACTTCCGGAAATTGTAGAGGCAAGACTTGAAAAAGAATTAAAAAGTATAATTGGACATGGATTTGCTGTAATTTATTTAATCTCGCATAAGCTTGTAAAAAAATCATTGGATGATGGTTATCTAGTTGGTTCACGGGGATCTGTTGGCTCATCTTTAGTTGCAACGATGACCGAAATTACAGAAGTAAATCCGTTACCCCCACATTATATCTGTCCTAAATGCAAAACATCTGAGTTTTTCAATGATGGATCAGTTGGGTCTGGGTTCGATTTACCAGATAAGGATTGTCCAAATTGCGGAGCAAAATACAAAAAAGACGGACATGATATTCCCTTTGAAACATTCCTTGGTTTTAAAGGAGATAAAGTACCGGATATTGATCTAAACTTCTCTGGTGAATATCAACCCCGTGCTCATAATTATACGAAAGTTTTATTCGGTGAGGAGTATGTATATCGTGCTGGAACGATTGGAACGGTTGCAGAAAAGACTGCTTATGGTTATGTGAGAGGATATACTCAAGACAATAACTTAACGTTACGTGGAGCTGAAGTTGATCGCCTTGTTCAAGGGTGTACAGGGGTAAAAAGAACAACAGGACAGCATCCAGGTGGGATTATTGTTATTCCTGATTATATGGATGTATATGATTTTACTCCAATCCAATTCCCTGCAGATGATCGAGAATCGGAATGGAAAACTACCCATTTTGACTTTCATTCGATTCATGATAATGTCTTGAAGCTTGATATTCTGGGGCACGATGATCCTACGATGATAAGGATGCTGCAGGATTTAAGCGGAATCGATCCGAAAACAATTCCAACAGATGATCCTGTGGTTATGCAAATATTTAGCAATACCGATTCATTAGGAGTTACTCAAGAGCAGATCATGTGTAAAACAGGTACATTAGGAATACCAGAGTTCGGAACGAGGTTCGTGCGGCAGATGCTTGAGGATACTAAACCAACAACATTCTCAGAATTGGTTCAGATATCTGGGCTTTCACATGGAACGGATGTATGGTTAGGAAATGCACAGGAGCTCATTCAAAATGGAACTTGTATACTTCCAGAAGTTATTGGGTGTCGTGATGATATAATGGTTTATTTAATCTATCAAGGTTTGGAACCGTCGTTAGCGTTCAAAATCATGGAATCTGTCCGTAAAGGGAAGGGTCTTCAACCGGAAATGGAAGAAGAAATGCGCAATCAGAATGTTCCAGAATGGTATATTGATTCCTGTAAGAAAATTAAATACATGTTCCCTAAGGCACATGCTGCTGCATATGTATTAATGGCAGTACGAATTGCGTACTTTAAAGTACATTTGCCACTTTTATACTATGCTGCATATTTTACTGTTAGAGCAGAAGATTTTGATTTAGAGTCAATGGTACGTGGATCAATTTCTATCCGTTCAAAAATTGAAGAAATAAATGCAAAAGGGCTGGATGCATCGACGAAAGAAAAAAGTTTATTGACTGTTTTAGAGCTATGTCTTGAAATGTGCGAAAGAGGATTCAATTTCCAAAAAGTTGATCTTTATCGATCAAAGGCAAGTGAATTTGTTATAGATGGTAATTCTCTCATTCCACCATTTAATGCTATTCCTGGGCTTGGAACAAATGCGGCATTAAATATCGTTAAAGCACGTGAGGATGGGGAATTCCTTTCCAAGGAGGATCTACAACAACGTGGAAAAGTATCGAAGACGATTATTGAATACCTTGATAAACATGGCTGCTTAGAATCACTTCCAGAGCAAAATCAGCTGTCATTGTTCTAA
- the rseP gene encoding RIP metalloprotease RseP, translated as MTTVIAFIIIFGALVFFHEAGHFYFAKRAGILCREFAIGFGPKILSFKKNETLYTIRLLPIGGYVRMAGEDQEMLDLKAGQRVGLIFNDKEQVEKIVLNGKNRYPNIRLIEVESADLDHDLIIKGYEEEDDETLKTFSLMKEAVIVEDQVETQIAPWDRQFASKSLGKRAMTIFAGPMMNFVLAIVIFTILAIIQGVPTNDPILGKLTNDGAAKQAGLHTGDTVISIDGSEISSWEDIVDVIQKHPGEELMFTIERNNQTKDIAVTPKAEKEGEKEVGRIGVLNPVEKSPLKVATYGVQQTYQWTIEIFRMLGKLVTGQFSIDMLSGPVGIYKSTEVVAKSGVLYLMKWGALLSINLGIMNLLPIPALDGGRLLFFGVEALRGKPIDRQKEGMVHFIGFALLMLLMIIVTWNDIQRFFL; from the coding sequence TTGACTACTGTCATAGCGTTTATAATTATTTTTGGCGCATTAGTCTTCTTCCATGAAGCAGGTCATTTTTACTTTGCCAAAAGGGCGGGAATACTTTGTCGCGAATTTGCGATAGGCTTTGGTCCGAAGATCTTGTCATTTAAAAAGAATGAAACCCTTTATACGATAAGATTACTACCTATAGGTGGCTATGTGCGTATGGCTGGTGAAGATCAGGAAATGCTCGATTTGAAAGCTGGTCAACGTGTTGGATTGATTTTTAATGATAAGGAACAAGTGGAGAAAATTGTTCTTAACGGTAAAAACAGATATCCTAATATTCGACTAATTGAGGTAGAATCTGCTGATTTAGATCATGATCTAATCATTAAAGGATATGAGGAAGAGGACGATGAAACATTAAAAACCTTCTCCCTTATGAAAGAAGCTGTTATTGTTGAGGATCAAGTGGAAACCCAAATAGCACCGTGGGATCGACAATTTGCCTCAAAGTCATTAGGAAAACGTGCGATGACCATATTTGCCGGACCGATGATGAATTTTGTTTTGGCAATTGTTATATTTACCATTTTAGCGATCATTCAAGGTGTTCCCACAAATGATCCAATACTAGGCAAGTTGACAAATGATGGTGCTGCCAAACAGGCTGGACTGCATACTGGGGACACAGTTATTAGTATTGATGGCTCTGAAATTTCAAGTTGGGAAGATATTGTGGATGTTATTCAAAAGCATCCAGGTGAAGAATTAATGTTCACGATTGAACGTAATAATCAAACAAAAGATATTGCCGTAACACCGAAAGCAGAAAAAGAAGGTGAAAAGGAAGTAGGAAGAATTGGGGTACTAAATCCTGTTGAAAAATCTCCTTTAAAGGTAGCCACTTATGGTGTTCAACAAACCTATCAATGGACAATTGAGATATTCCGTATGCTAGGTAAACTTGTTACTGGACAATTCTCTATTGACATGCTTTCAGGACCTGTTGGCATCTACAAATCAACAGAGGTAGTTGCTAAATCTGGTGTGTTGTACTTAATGAAATGGGGAGCACTCCTTAGCATTAATCTTGGAATCATGAATCTACTACCTATCCCTGCACTTGATGGTGGAAGACTATTATTCTTCGGGGTAGAGGCATTAAGAGGGAAACCAATTGATCGTCAAAAAGAAGGTATGGTGCATTTCATTGGTTTTGCATTGCTCATGCTGTTAATGATTATCGTAACATGGAATGATATACAAAGATTCTTCCTTTAA
- the dxr gene encoding 1-deoxy-D-xylulose-5-phosphate reductoisomerase: MKYISLMGATGSIGTQTLDVIRNHPEQFCLVAITVGKNIELTRKIISEFKPELVSVQNQDDYEKLKAEYGHSIRLSYGQNGLLEVAIYEKATILVNAVMGSVGLFPTLHAIQAGKTIALANKETLVTAGHLVMSAAEQHGVSILPVDSEHSAIFQCLQGEKDSEIDRLIITASGGSFRDKTREDLIGVTVEEALNHPNWSMGAKITIDSATMMNKGLEVIEAHWLFDIPFDKIDVVLHRESIIHSMVEFQDTSIKAQLGSPDMRVAIQYALSYPNRLPLPSGKRLNLEDIGKLNFEKMDYKRFHCLKLAYDAGRTGGSLPTVLNAANEAAVNAFLNKKIAFLQIDELIERALDRHNVIKHPDLDTIKEIDQETRVYINTLF, translated from the coding sequence ATGAAATATATTAGTTTAATGGGTGCTACAGGTTCTATTGGTACTCAAACATTAGACGTAATTCGAAATCATCCTGAACAATTTTGTTTAGTTGCAATTACAGTCGGTAAAAATATCGAATTAACGAGAAAAATTATTTCTGAATTTAAACCGGAATTAGTTTCAGTACAAAATCAAGATGACTATGAAAAATTAAAAGCGGAATACGGACATTCTATACGCCTTTCATATGGTCAAAACGGCTTATTGGAAGTAGCCATCTATGAGAAAGCAACTATTTTAGTTAATGCTGTAATGGGGAGTGTCGGACTTTTTCCAACATTACATGCCATCCAAGCGGGAAAAACCATTGCACTTGCAAATAAAGAAACACTTGTAACGGCTGGACATTTAGTTATGTCTGCAGCGGAACAACATGGTGTAAGCATTCTTCCAGTAGATAGTGAGCATTCTGCAATATTTCAGTGTCTGCAAGGAGAGAAGGATAGCGAAATTGATCGCCTGATTATCACCGCTTCTGGCGGTAGTTTTCGGGACAAGACTAGAGAGGATTTAATTGGGGTCACAGTAGAAGAGGCATTAAATCATCCGAATTGGTCAATGGGTGCTAAAATTACCATTGATTCAGCAACAATGATGAATAAGGGATTGGAAGTAATTGAAGCACATTGGCTATTTGATATACCTTTTGATAAAATTGATGTAGTATTGCATAGAGAGAGTATCATTCATTCCATGGTAGAATTCCAAGATACAAGTATAAAAGCACAATTGGGTTCGCCTGATATGCGAGTTGCGATTCAATATGCATTATCCTATCCGAACAGACTTCCTTTACCATCAGGAAAGAGACTGAATTTAGAGGACATTGGTAAACTAAATTTTGAAAAAATGGATTATAAGAGATTTCATTGCTTAAAACTTGCATATGATGCAGGGAGGACTGGCGGATCATTACCTACAGTTTTAAATGCAGCTAATGAGGCTGCGGTCAATGCCTTTTTAAATAAAAAAATTGCCTTTTTACAAATTGATGAATTGATAGAAAGAGCTTTAGATAGGCATAATGTGATTAAACATCCTGACTTGGATACAATTAAAGAAATTGATCAAGAAACAAGAGTATATATAAACACACTCTTCTAA
- the rimP gene encoding ribosome maturation factor RimP yields the protein MSKVTDVVEELVAPIILDMDLELVDIEYVKEGKNWFLRVFIDKDNGIDIEECGIVSERLGEKLDELDPIPNNYFLEVSSPGAERPLKKEKDFEKAVGKHVNIKTYEPIDGEKEFEGKLLEFTGDHVKLEMKVKTRTKQVEIPFEKVAKARLAIVF from the coding sequence ATGAGCAAAGTTACGGACGTTGTAGAAGAACTCGTTGCACCAATCATTCTAGATATGGATCTTGAACTTGTTGACATTGAATATGTTAAGGAAGGAAAGAATTGGTTTCTTCGCGTATTTATAGATAAGGATAATGGAATCGATATTGAAGAATGTGGGATAGTAAGTGAACGTCTTGGGGAAAAATTGGACGAATTAGATCCAATCCCTAATAATTACTTTCTGGAAGTATCCTCTCCTGGTGCTGAACGCCCTTTGAAAAAGGAAAAGGATTTTGAAAAAGCTGTAGGAAAGCATGTAAATATTAAAACCTACGAGCCAATTGATGGTGAGAAGGAATTTGAGGGAAAACTACTTGAATTTACAGGTGATCATGTCAAACTTGAAATGAAAGTGAAAACTAGAACGAAACAAGTAGAAATACCTTTTGAAAAAGTGGCCAAAGCCCGTCTAGCTATTGTATTTTAA